One genomic region from Brachyhypopomus gauderio isolate BG-103 unplaced genomic scaffold, BGAUD_0.2 sc79, whole genome shotgun sequence encodes:
- the best1 gene encoding bestrophin-4 isoform X3 has translation MTVTYSRRVADARLGTFSHLLLRWKGSIYKLLYRELLIFCSFYCCISVFYRFLLDDGQRRLFEKLAIYCDQYAQLIPVSFVLGFYVTLVVSRWWGQFESVPWPDRLAALVGGHVRGVDEGGRLMRRSLVRYANLSGILMYRSISTAVYKRFPSMQHLVQAGLMSAEELSQLEDLPSPHNKFWVPCMWFVSLALRARTEGRINNDVVLSAILNELNVLRSQCMKLYSYDWISLPLVYTQVVTVAVYSFFLACLIGRQFLDPTQGYPGHNLDFYIPVFTLLQFFFYVGWLKVAEQLINPFGEDDDDFETNWLVDRNLQVSLLSVDEMYDLVPVVKKDQYWNEAQPQPPYTAASAEHRKPSYMGSALDISVPKDEMEFQYNLEQIKEHEEANHSTPLLDGLSRLLGVQSPSFPLSAPPTRLSLLRRRPRAPLSRFPLYLHPEAPTMLGHDPNQPDMLECAFSSTALHERPGFYSCPQTPIHSVPPLVPRPRPPRRGQGELAQSASSLSHPPLGSQQLPPPDTPGQMPPPPLSAFPLVGEDGKHPSVPAFSFPDPVPELCPPPKSWQTQGLISQCPLPPCLSLSTPPPTEGHPGPPSACTGGAGGERVFSFTPPYRNLIQTSMSSGCINTNTTNSNNINSTANICNGTGQVSSSVNNLRVINRSTMTLTSSANALGLIATASQQPANQQNSPKDSGISLSEGDLLGGLVVQSGVVKASKMREQI, from the exons TTTTACTGCTGCATCAGCGTCTTCTACAG GTTCCTCTTAGATGACGGGCAGAGAAGACTATTTGAGAAGCTGGCCATCTACTGTGACCAGTATGCACAACTGATTCCTGTGTCCTTTGTACTGG GTTTCTATGTCACCCTTGTGGTATCTCGCTGGTGGGGGCAGTTTGAGAGTGTCCCCTGGCCGGACCGCTTAGCTGCCTTGGTGGGGGGGCATGTGCGGGGGGTGGATGAGGGGGGAAGACTGATGCGCAGGAGTCTGGTGCGCTACGCCAACCTGTCAGGCATCCTCATGTACCGCTCCATCAGCACTGCCGTCTACAAGAGGTTCCCCAGCATGCAGCACCTGGTACAGGCAG GGTTGATGTCAGCAGAAGAACTGAGTCAGTTGGAGGACCTGCCCTCTCCTCATAATAAGTTCTGGGTTCCCTGCATGTGGTTTGTGAGCCTGGCCCTCCGAGCGCGGACCGAGGGACGCATCAACAACGATGTTGTGCTCTCCGCCATCCTGAAC GAGCTAAATGTGTTGCGCTCACAGTGCATGAAGCTGTACAGTTATGACTGGATCAGTCTGCCACTTGTTTACACTCAG GTAGTAACTGTGGCTGTGTACAGTTTCTTCTTGGCTTGTCTGATTGGCCGGCAGTTCCTAGACCCCACCCAGGGTTACCCTGGTCACAACCTCGACTTCTACATACCTGTGTTCACCTTGCTACAATTTTTCTTCTACGTTGGCTGGCTtaag GTGGCAGAGCAGCTTATCAATCCATTTGGGGAAGATGACGATGATTTTGAGACAAACTGGTTGGTGGACCGCAATTTACAG GTGTCTCTGTTGTCTGTGGATGAGATGTATGATCTCGTGCCCGTGGTCAAGAAGGATCAGTACTGGAACGAAGCTCAGCCTCAACCTCCGTACACAGCTGCCAGTGCTGAGCACCGAAAGCCCTCGTATATGGGCTCTGCCCTGGACATCAG TGTACCTAAAGACGAGATGGAGTTCCAGTACAACCTGGAGCAGATCAAGGAGCATGAGGAAGCCAACCACTCCACTCCTCTCCTGGACGGGCTGAGCCGGCTGCTGGGGGTCCAGTCGCCCAGCTTtcccctctctgctcctcctACACGTCTGTCTCTCCTCCGCCGCCGGCCCCGCGCTCCTCTCAGCCGCTTCCCCCTGTATTTGCACCCAGAAGCCCCCACAATGTTGGGTCATGACCCAAATCAGCCTGACATGCTGGAATGTGCCTTCTCCTCCACGGCCCTTCATGAGAGACCTGGCTTCTACAGCTGCCCACAGACTCCCATCCATTCTGTTCCCCCTCTTGTTCCTCGGCCACGCCCACCCCGTAGGGGGCAGGGCGAATTGGCACAGAGTGCAAGCTCCCTATCTCACCCACCACTGGGCTCACAGCAGTTGCCTCCTCCAGACACACCTGGACAGATGCCTCCTCCTCCGTTGTCAGCCTTCCCCTTGGTGGGAGAAGATGGCAAACACCCATCTGTGCCTGCTTTCTCCTTTCCAGACCCTGTCCCTGAGTTGTGCCCTCCACCCAAATCGTGGCAGACTCAGGGGCTGATATCCCAGTGCCCCCTACCCCCTTGCTTGTCCCTgagcacccctccccccacagagGGGCATCCAGGACCCCCCAGCGCCTGTACAGGgggtgcaggaggagagagggtgttcTCCTTTACCCCTCCCTACAGAAATCTTATTCAGACCAGCATGAGCTCTGGCTGCATAAATACCAACACAACCAACAGCAACAATATCAACAGCACAGCAAACATCTGTAATGGTACAGGACAGGTGAGCAGTTCAGTAAACAACCTACGAGTCATTAACAGAAGCACCATGACTCTGACCAGCTCAGCCAACGCCCTTGGTCTTATTGCTACTGCATCACAGCAACCAGCCAATCAGCAAAACTCCCCTAAAGATTCTGGCATCTCATTGTCTGAGGGTGATTTGCTGGGTGGGTTGGTGGTGCAGAGTGGAGTGGTGAAAGCCAGCAAGATGAGGGAACAGATCTGA
- the best1 gene encoding bestrophin-4 isoform X1 — MTVTYSRRVADARLGTFSHLLLRWKGSIYKLLYRELLIFCSFYCCISVFYRFLLDDGQRRLFEKLAIYCDQYAQLIPVSFVLGFYVTLVVSRWWGQFESVPWPDRLAALVGGHVRGVDEGGRLMRRSLVRYANLSGILMYRSISTAVYKRFPSMQHLVQAGLMSAEELSQLEDLPSPHNKFWVPCMWFVSLALRARTEGRINNDVVLSAILNVVTVAVYSFFLACLIGRQFLDPTQGYPGHNLDFYIPVFTLLQFFFYVGWLKVAEQLINPFGEDDDDFETNWLVDRNLQVSLLSVDEMYDLVPVVKKDQYWNEAQPQPPYTAASAEHRKPSYMGSALDISVPKDEMEFQYNLEQIKEHEEANHSTPLLDGLSRLLGVQSPSFPLSAPPTRLSLLRRRPRAPLSRFPLYLHPEAPTMLGHDPNQPDMLECAFSSTALHERPGFYSCPQTPIHSVPPLVPRPRPPRRGQGELAQSASSLSHPPLGSQQLPPPDTPGQMPPPPLSAFPLVGEDGKHPSVPAFSFPDPVPELCPPPKSWQTQGLISQCPLPPCLSLSTPPPTEGHPGPPSACTGGAGGERVFSFTPPYRNLIQTSMSSGCINTNTTNSNNINSTANICNGTGQVSSSVNNLRVINRSTMTLTSSANALGLIATASQQPANQQNSPKDSGISLSEGDLLGGLVVQSGVVKASKMREQI, encoded by the exons TTTTACTGCTGCATCAGCGTCTTCTACAG GTTCCTCTTAGATGACGGGCAGAGAAGACTATTTGAGAAGCTGGCCATCTACTGTGACCAGTATGCACAACTGATTCCTGTGTCCTTTGTACTGG GTTTCTATGTCACCCTTGTGGTATCTCGCTGGTGGGGGCAGTTTGAGAGTGTCCCCTGGCCGGACCGCTTAGCTGCCTTGGTGGGGGGGCATGTGCGGGGGGTGGATGAGGGGGGAAGACTGATGCGCAGGAGTCTGGTGCGCTACGCCAACCTGTCAGGCATCCTCATGTACCGCTCCATCAGCACTGCCGTCTACAAGAGGTTCCCCAGCATGCAGCACCTGGTACAGGCAG GGTTGATGTCAGCAGAAGAACTGAGTCAGTTGGAGGACCTGCCCTCTCCTCATAATAAGTTCTGGGTTCCCTGCATGTGGTTTGTGAGCCTGGCCCTCCGAGCGCGGACCGAGGGACGCATCAACAACGATGTTGTGCTCTCCGCCATCCTGAAC GTAGTAACTGTGGCTGTGTACAGTTTCTTCTTGGCTTGTCTGATTGGCCGGCAGTTCCTAGACCCCACCCAGGGTTACCCTGGTCACAACCTCGACTTCTACATACCTGTGTTCACCTTGCTACAATTTTTCTTCTACGTTGGCTGGCTtaag GTGGCAGAGCAGCTTATCAATCCATTTGGGGAAGATGACGATGATTTTGAGACAAACTGGTTGGTGGACCGCAATTTACAG GTGTCTCTGTTGTCTGTGGATGAGATGTATGATCTCGTGCCCGTGGTCAAGAAGGATCAGTACTGGAACGAAGCTCAGCCTCAACCTCCGTACACAGCTGCCAGTGCTGAGCACCGAAAGCCCTCGTATATGGGCTCTGCCCTGGACATCAG TGTACCTAAAGACGAGATGGAGTTCCAGTACAACCTGGAGCAGATCAAGGAGCATGAGGAAGCCAACCACTCCACTCCTCTCCTGGACGGGCTGAGCCGGCTGCTGGGGGTCCAGTCGCCCAGCTTtcccctctctgctcctcctACACGTCTGTCTCTCCTCCGCCGCCGGCCCCGCGCTCCTCTCAGCCGCTTCCCCCTGTATTTGCACCCAGAAGCCCCCACAATGTTGGGTCATGACCCAAATCAGCCTGACATGCTGGAATGTGCCTTCTCCTCCACGGCCCTTCATGAGAGACCTGGCTTCTACAGCTGCCCACAGACTCCCATCCATTCTGTTCCCCCTCTTGTTCCTCGGCCACGCCCACCCCGTAGGGGGCAGGGCGAATTGGCACAGAGTGCAAGCTCCCTATCTCACCCACCACTGGGCTCACAGCAGTTGCCTCCTCCAGACACACCTGGACAGATGCCTCCTCCTCCGTTGTCAGCCTTCCCCTTGGTGGGAGAAGATGGCAAACACCCATCTGTGCCTGCTTTCTCCTTTCCAGACCCTGTCCCTGAGTTGTGCCCTCCACCCAAATCGTGGCAGACTCAGGGGCTGATATCCCAGTGCCCCCTACCCCCTTGCTTGTCCCTgagcacccctccccccacagagGGGCATCCAGGACCCCCCAGCGCCTGTACAGGgggtgcaggaggagagagggtgttcTCCTTTACCCCTCCCTACAGAAATCTTATTCAGACCAGCATGAGCTCTGGCTGCATAAATACCAACACAACCAACAGCAACAATATCAACAGCACAGCAAACATCTGTAATGGTACAGGACAGGTGAGCAGTTCAGTAAACAACCTACGAGTCATTAACAGAAGCACCATGACTCTGACCAGCTCAGCCAACGCCCTTGGTCTTATTGCTACTGCATCACAGCAACCAGCCAATCAGCAAAACTCCCCTAAAGATTCTGGCATCTCATTGTCTGAGGGTGATTTGCTGGGTGGGTTGGTGGTGCAGAGTGGAGTGGTGAAAGCCAGCAAGATGAGGGAACAGATCTGA
- the best1 gene encoding bestrophin-4 isoform X2 — MTVTYSRRVADARLGTFSHLLLRWKGSIYKLLYRELLIFCSFYCCISVFYRFLLDDGQRRLFEKLAIYCDQYAQLIPVSFVLGFYVTLVVSRWWGQFESVPWPDRLAALVGGHVRGVDEGGRLMRRSLVRYANLSGILMYRSISTAVYKRFPSMQHLVQAGLMSAEELSQLEDLPSPHNKFWVPCMWFVSLALRARTEGRINNDVVLSAILNVAEQLINPFGEDDDDFETNWLVDRNLQVSLLSVDEMYDLVPVVKKDQYWNEAQPQPPYTAASAEHRKPSYMGSALDISVPKDEMEFQYNLEQIKEHEEANHSTPLLDGLSRLLGVQSPSFPLSAPPTRLSLLRRRPRAPLSRFPLYLHPEAPTMLGHDPNQPDMLECAFSSTALHERPGFYSCPQTPIHSVPPLVPRPRPPRRGQGELAQSASSLSHPPLGSQQLPPPDTPGQMPPPPLSAFPLVGEDGKHPSVPAFSFPDPVPELCPPPKSWQTQGLISQCPLPPCLSLSTPPPTEGHPGPPSACTGGAGGERVFSFTPPYRNLIQTSMSSGCINTNTTNSNNINSTANICNGTGQVSSSVNNLRVINRSTMTLTSSANALGLIATASQQPANQQNSPKDSGISLSEGDLLGGLVVQSGVVKASKMREQI, encoded by the exons TTTTACTGCTGCATCAGCGTCTTCTACAG GTTCCTCTTAGATGACGGGCAGAGAAGACTATTTGAGAAGCTGGCCATCTACTGTGACCAGTATGCACAACTGATTCCTGTGTCCTTTGTACTGG GTTTCTATGTCACCCTTGTGGTATCTCGCTGGTGGGGGCAGTTTGAGAGTGTCCCCTGGCCGGACCGCTTAGCTGCCTTGGTGGGGGGGCATGTGCGGGGGGTGGATGAGGGGGGAAGACTGATGCGCAGGAGTCTGGTGCGCTACGCCAACCTGTCAGGCATCCTCATGTACCGCTCCATCAGCACTGCCGTCTACAAGAGGTTCCCCAGCATGCAGCACCTGGTACAGGCAG GGTTGATGTCAGCAGAAGAACTGAGTCAGTTGGAGGACCTGCCCTCTCCTCATAATAAGTTCTGGGTTCCCTGCATGTGGTTTGTGAGCCTGGCCCTCCGAGCGCGGACCGAGGGACGCATCAACAACGATGTTGTGCTCTCCGCCATCCTGAAC GTGGCAGAGCAGCTTATCAATCCATTTGGGGAAGATGACGATGATTTTGAGACAAACTGGTTGGTGGACCGCAATTTACAG GTGTCTCTGTTGTCTGTGGATGAGATGTATGATCTCGTGCCCGTGGTCAAGAAGGATCAGTACTGGAACGAAGCTCAGCCTCAACCTCCGTACACAGCTGCCAGTGCTGAGCACCGAAAGCCCTCGTATATGGGCTCTGCCCTGGACATCAG TGTACCTAAAGACGAGATGGAGTTCCAGTACAACCTGGAGCAGATCAAGGAGCATGAGGAAGCCAACCACTCCACTCCTCTCCTGGACGGGCTGAGCCGGCTGCTGGGGGTCCAGTCGCCCAGCTTtcccctctctgctcctcctACACGTCTGTCTCTCCTCCGCCGCCGGCCCCGCGCTCCTCTCAGCCGCTTCCCCCTGTATTTGCACCCAGAAGCCCCCACAATGTTGGGTCATGACCCAAATCAGCCTGACATGCTGGAATGTGCCTTCTCCTCCACGGCCCTTCATGAGAGACCTGGCTTCTACAGCTGCCCACAGACTCCCATCCATTCTGTTCCCCCTCTTGTTCCTCGGCCACGCCCACCCCGTAGGGGGCAGGGCGAATTGGCACAGAGTGCAAGCTCCCTATCTCACCCACCACTGGGCTCACAGCAGTTGCCTCCTCCAGACACACCTGGACAGATGCCTCCTCCTCCGTTGTCAGCCTTCCCCTTGGTGGGAGAAGATGGCAAACACCCATCTGTGCCTGCTTTCTCCTTTCCAGACCCTGTCCCTGAGTTGTGCCCTCCACCCAAATCGTGGCAGACTCAGGGGCTGATATCCCAGTGCCCCCTACCCCCTTGCTTGTCCCTgagcacccctccccccacagagGGGCATCCAGGACCCCCCAGCGCCTGTACAGGgggtgcaggaggagagagggtgttcTCCTTTACCCCTCCCTACAGAAATCTTATTCAGACCAGCATGAGCTCTGGCTGCATAAATACCAACACAACCAACAGCAACAATATCAACAGCACAGCAAACATCTGTAATGGTACAGGACAGGTGAGCAGTTCAGTAAACAACCTACGAGTCATTAACAGAAGCACCATGACTCTGACCAGCTCAGCCAACGCCCTTGGTCTTATTGCTACTGCATCACAGCAACCAGCCAATCAGCAAAACTCCCCTAAAGATTCTGGCATCTCATTGTCTGAGGGTGATTTGCTGGGTGGGTTGGTGGTGCAGAGTGGAGTGGTGAAAGCCAGCAAGATGAGGGAACAGATCTGA
- the plex9.2 gene encoding three prime repair exonuclease 4 — translation MDINFGDTCAADIPSTVFFDLETTGFGPSCDIVQLAAVSGSHTLNLFMVPRCRMQPGASRVTGFRVRRHRLFLHRRPMLTNSLKEVLVSFITFLCMFRRPLLVGHNIRRFDCLVLARALDEFGLKTEFQAVIAGFLDSLPLARKLLKDSKIHSFKQEELVKTVLGISYVAHNALEDVQTLQKLYWTLRPTASQIQQHVFSLDSLSTKAVGPGRPPGMLTAALPEGSECPTA, via the exons ATGGATATAAACTTTGGTGACACATGTGCGGCAGATATTCCCAGTACTGTTTTCTTTGACTTGGAGACTACTGGTTTTG GACCCTCATGTGACATAGTACAGCTGGCAGCAGTGAGTGGCAGTCACACCTTAAACCTCTTCATGGTCCCTCGCTGCAGGATGCAGCCTGGGGCCTCCAGGGTAACTGGCTTTAGGGTGCGGAGGCACCGTCTCTTTCTTCACCGCAGGCCCATGCTCACCAACTCTCTGAAGGAAGTCCTGGTGTCCTTCATTACTTTCCTTTGTATGTTTAGACGCCCGCTGCTGGTTG gtcacAACATTCGCAGGTTTGATTGCCTCGTGTTGGCTAGAGCTTTGGATGAGTTTGGTTTGAAAACAGAATTCCAGGCAGTAATTGCGGGTTTTCTGGACAGTCTCCCATTGGCCCGAAAGCTTCTCAAGGACAGCAAAATCCACAGCTTCAAGCAGGAAGAGCTGGTTAAGACTGTACTTGGTATTTCCTATGTAGCCCACAATGCTTTGGAAGATGTACAAACCCTGCAGAAGCTCTACTGGACCCTCAGACCCACAGCCAGTCAGATTCAGCAGCACGTGTTCAGTCTGGACTCGCTCAGTACCAAGGCTGTTGGACCTGGCAGACCGCCAGGGATGCTTACGGCAGCACTTCCAGAGGGCAGTGAATGTCCCACTGCATAG